Genomic segment of Drosophila ananassae strain 14024-0371.13 chromosome 2L, ASM1763931v2, whole genome shotgun sequence:
GGCAGCATGCAAGTTCGCTGCCACCGAGAGACATAAAAGTTTTGTTGAAGTTTAATAACTGTGCGACGAATCTGAGGAGGTTGGTAGCGAGGGAGAAGCGAGGGAAGTGCGAGAGGTATTTGGTGGCAGGTCTCAGCACCGAAGAGTTGCAAGTCGCGGAAAATGATTCATTTGCCGTTCAATAAATCTCTGGACTTCTCCACTGCAGCTGGGCAACATTTCTTACTTGATACACTCACCgagaaattataattaatatggGGATAATATTTGGATATCtatttgttataaaaaaataaagattgcAGACAAGAGATTAtaaattctaaataaattatttaattattattatttaatatttctaaatccatgtttcaaatatttctaatatagtaattataaatttcaaattaaattctaAAATCCCTTATAATGTCTAACAATTTCTTCAAGTTTATTTGGAACTCCCAGAATTCATGTTTCTGCATTGGACAGACGCTTTAAGTAATGACCATCAACGGCTGGGTGCCGACGGCGCCAGTTTGTACATTGTTATCTGCTAAGGACTGCAGGATTATACGCCGAATCCAAGGTGCAAGGATCTGCCCCACATCGGACCCCTTTACCCGCAGCCATTCATTATTCAAACGCATTAACAGAAGTTGTCCGGCTCGGCTGGGTTGGAGCAGGACAATTTCGTGATATCCTTGacttggcataactttgtcaAAAGTGGCCCCGGGCTGGGAGGCCAGGAAGCCAGGAGGGCTCTGTTCTGTTCCTATTCCTGTTAGCCTTTCCCTCACCCCGTTTGCGTTTAAGCACAAAGTTTTCTTGCTGCACTCGAACAATAACAGAGCCAAgtatttaaatgcaaattagcCCCAAATGATGCAATCATAATGCAAGTGGCTCCAGGCTTCCAGATCCAGACCAGAAGGCTTCAGAGGGAGCGGGAGAGGTTGGGAGAAAACTGTTCCTGTACTGGGTTCGCATTTTAATTTCCACTTGCCTGGGCTCATTTAGCACAATTTGGCAGCCACTCATAATTTCCActtctcttcttttttttggctttcaaattaatttccacctctattttattttatactcCCTTGGGTTTTTTGTGTCCTGGCCGGTTACAAGCCGAGTTGCTGGGAGTCGTTGCAAGGGCGGAAGATAAATGCGTTTCAACACATGTTGTTGAAAGTTAATTTCCGAAAACGTTTCTCATTTATTGTTAAATGCGCATTTAGTTTTCTTTGctattttcatttcgtttttgTCTGGTGGTAATGCATTTTTGATAGTGGTAGTCGGGCATTTCTTGCCTGATTCGGTTTAAACGAGCTAAGCGCTTCACTTGGTCAAGAGTCTTTGAAGTGGGACTGCCGTTCGAAATTATTCAAATGCTTTCTCGCATTCCCACGGAGTTATCAGAGTTCAGAGGCCGAGGCAAAACTATGGACTATGGACGCACAGCAGCAAACTATGGACGAGGCGGCAAAAAAGGCCAACAACTTGGCAATCGAATGGCCAACTCAGCCGCAAACACAATCAGCTTGCTCCCAAAATGAGCAACTTGAGAATTGAACAAAGAACACACACAGCACACAGACTGGAAGCAGGGCGAACTTTTGGCGttataatctgtaccaaatttAAGTGCTCTTGATATTGCTAATTAACACACAGCCACTCGCACATGCATGGAAGCCATTTGCGAAATTGGAAAAACAAAGACAACGGGCCACCAAAGACCAAATACTTTTTGTGCTCCGGTAAGGGAGTGTAATTGTGATTGGGTTGGTGTTGGCTGGCAGTTTATTATTTTGCCAGCTGCTTGGGGATCACTTCTTTCATGGAACTTCTCGGACTGCATTTGGATTTGGAATGGTTCCAACGAGTTCGTTTTTAGCCCAGTGCGCCACTgcaacggggcgtatgcgtgatATGTGCGACAACAATGTAAGCAGAGTCATTTCAGGGAAACTTTCCTGATATCCACTGTCTGTGCTTGAGACGGAATCTGGCTGTGAACGCTTGAGAACACACTTTAAAGTCCATTAGCGTTGAGTGGCCGCAATAGTCGGCGGCAGCCAGAAAATTTCCAACAAATAGCAAACCAAATCAAACAATTGCAAGACGCattgcatatttatttatggatATTTGAATGTGTTGCAAACTGGTGTATATTTAGCACAATTTATTCAATTGACAAATTTCCAGGCTTTGACATTTTGGCGAAAAGTAAAATACGACCACTGAGAGAATGAAAATTTGTCCATTATTTGTGTTACTTTGCGGTTGTCAAAATATTGAACCCGCCATAAAGCAAAGTCGAAAAATCTTTTTCGCTTTTTATTGCTGATGCTTTATTGAAGTTTTGCGGCGAATAAAAAGCCAAGAGATATTCCATGAAATATTGTAACTGCTGCAAATTATCGTTCTTCGTTGCTAACATAAAACTTTTACCACCACCAGCTCCGTTCCTTCGTCTCCCCACCATCCTTATAGAATTTTGCGAAAACTCTATGCAAATGGCTTAGACATTTTGCAATTGATGCCACTCGGGGGAATGGAAATGCACGGCTAGAAAGGGACTTTAAAGCTGTTTAAAATCCTAGAGAATTCAACGAAACTTAACTGAGGCGAACTCCGTCTAAAGTTGCCAATTAATTGTGGCCATGTGGCGAGGACGTGCAATGAAAATGCTTTTTGCTTAATTCAATTGATTCTGGTCTCGCAAATCATCGGTCGCAAACGACGTCAAACGGGTCATTATCCCGGAAATCTTCGATAATTTAATATAATCCACAGGCTTACACACACATGGTTAGTGTTGTATAGTAAACCCCCGGAAACACCGACCGCAGCAAGAACAATACCAACAAAGGCATGACAATCAGCACTTGAGATAGGACGAGAGAAGCAATTGTCACAGTGGTTGATAAAGTCCTATTCCTTTAATTTTGACATTAAGCaaaacatataaataaaataaataaattagtttaACAGTAAAAGTATTGGCAATTTAACTTTGACGTCTGAAATATTTAACGTCTGAAATATAGATTTAATCTTGAAGTCAATCTTCTGTTTCCACTGTACCTTCCTTGCATGTTTGTGGATCTAGATTCTAGAACAATGACTCACTAACTCACTGACTGACTGAGCAAATGAGTGGGAAACTATCTCAGATCTGGTAATGGAGTTCGGGGTCTGGAAAAGGGTTCTATGACGAGACATTGGCATTGGCCGACAGTTGGCTGGCTACAAAGTATAAAACACAGAAATAGAAACttttgccattcccaccacCCCGACACAAACATGACGGGAGGAACTTTCAACATTTACTGCTCCGTGGCTCTTGTAACAAAGTTAAAAGTAGCATTTGAAACTTGTCCTCCCAGCATCCAGTTTCCTACTGCCGTTGTCCTCCATtgcgtatgagtgattttTATGAGCAGTTCCCCAAGTCATgcgtgtttgtttgtttgttgtctgTTCCCCCAGTGGCCCACATTCCCAGTCTAGTGCGACTCTATGCGCCTGAGGTACTTTGCAATTATACGAACATGACAAGCACATTGAGCCGAGGGCTTCTCTTCGGTCAGAATTGGGCTGCTAATTCTCGTTTTTCTTCGGCTGCCTTTTGTTGTGTTCAACGTAATCATATTAAATCGCCTAATTGCATAAATTAGGCCTCAGTCCCTATGagaaagaattttaaaaggaaagaaatgaaaagtttTCGCTTGTTCATACCCATACAGCATGACTTGTTCCTTCGAGCTAATCTTGTTCATCGACCTTCGCATTTACTTCAAGTTTTGCAGCTCACTCAACCTGAAATCAAACTTCAAGTCTGGAGAGCCAATCAATAAATTAGGTTGATTTCCCTCTTGcagttattttaataaaatccgACCTAGTTAATTAAAACCCCGCTCGGGGCCATCTTCAGAATTCTCCAAGTTCTGGCTGTGATAATTGAGCTGTCAGCTTGGATTTCCACTACCAGTCTGAGAAGATCCTACCTAACGCTGACTTCGTCATAACTCATAACTCATGTGGCCCTCGGCTCGGGGAGCCATGTGTCAGGATATTAGCTCTGAGATGTGCATATGACAAATCTGAAAAGTTTCTAGCCAAGGCGAGAGTTTACTTCTTTTCgtttgcacttaaaaaaatgtggTTTAGAATCTGTATAATACTATGTTTTTTAAgagaaaattattttcaggTTCTATTATtaactattattattaatatttgtttCAAGTTGAATCCTAGTTTTCCATTTAAAAccacaaatatttttcacTGCGGAATCCAAGTATGCAACGTCCTTAAAGTGAGTTCCGCTTAAAGCTGTTTGACTTTGACTTTTCCTTTGGACAAAGGAAGTCTTCTGATCCAGTTTCTGATCCACGAGCTCGCTGCTCATTTTTCCCACAGCTAATTGCGCGGTGTCCCAGCCCAGAGAGCCGGCTAAGAAGCGCTGAGCCACTGAGCACACAACTCGGTGGGTTGAAGGGGCTTCTGATGTCATAAATCACCATGGATATATGCATAAATTATCGCTTGAGCTCTGCGAACGGCCAGTGGCCGAAGTGAATTCCAAAAGGGACGCCACGAGGGGGCCGTCGTGAAGTTAAAAAACAAAGCTCACGATAAACGAAACGACATTTAAGGATTTAACGAGAAAAAATCGCTGTCACGAGGACGCATCGTTTTAATCAGTGGAAGACAGTCAAGGAACGTACAGTggttgaatttatttatttatataaattattttataatctaTAGGACAAGATTGTAACTAAATAAACATGCGCTTAATgcattttatgaattttttttggacaacctattatctatatatattttataaaattgtatgctataaaatccatttttaaatttcaaaaacagaATATTTAATTACCACGAAATAAAGGTAAAGAACGTCTGTGCCTCGGCACGTGCTTATGTCCAGCTGCCTCAGATTCTCCGACGGCGTTGTCTGCGTCTTCAGCTCTGAAATGGTAGCAATATTTTGTCAGGCCAAAGTCAACAGCCGGCAAGCAGCAGGACACACAGGCATCGGAAAGAAGGATGCGGGGCGCCAAGACCAGAAGACAAAGCCCGCACGGGGTGGGCGGAAATTTACATTGGCGCTGCAAAGTATGCAACGCATATTTTTACATCCTTTCTGTTTGCTTTTCTCCCAGCAGCTTTCTCTCGCAGCTGgaaagaaaggaaaaatacGCCCGAGGAGTGAAGGGTTTTATACagttaaatgtatttatttttcccgGAGCCAAAGGAAGGGCGACAGCCACAGGACTCGGCATGAATATGCCGGCTAGGTGCTGGCCAAGGATGTGCCGGAGGACATTTGGTTCGATGGTCGGGCTGGGccttaaattattatattgatcTCGTAAGGAGGGTATGGGTTAATCTAGTAATCAGCTTAAGAATTTATTTGGTTTACTGTAATTTTGGGATATCTGGGAGTCTGTTAGACTTGTAAGTTTAAACAATTTGAATTAACTCCTGCAAGTATAGTatttggaaattaaattttccaaAGTTTGGCTTctgatattattatttttatagcaAGTGAAATGTTTGCttaaataatttcagaaaGAGAATACGAGTGTGGAAAGCTTAACTTCATTAACCATGAATAGCCATGATATGTTTTGGTCGGATAAACAcagaaaatttatttagaagTATTGAAGAATACTGTGTCCATTAAATGAGCTCAAGCTAGATGCATTTTTCGCTAAACTTGGGTAATTGCTCTACCTGGACTCCTACTATGTTCAAAACCTGTTGTGAGGCAAATATTCCTGCACGGATACAGTAGTCCAGGGGCATATGCTGAACGAACATGGCCAAAAAGCCTCCGACAAAAGCGTCTCCGCAGCCATTGGTGTCGAAAACCTTGCCCTTTACCACCTTTGGCACTGGGTATTCTAATACCCGATCGTTCTCCTGAAAACAGAGTACTGGACACACCGCGTCCGTGATTAGGACAATTCGGGGGCGGATATTCTCTTTCGGCATGCACTGCAGCCGCGGACCTATCTCGAAGATGTTCTTCGTCTTCCAATCGTAGGCGTCAGCATATGCAATCGCCTCCTCCTTATTGCAAATGATGATGTCCACGTATTGGATGATGTTCTCCAAAGCGTTTCGTTGCATGGCAAGCACAAAGACGGCGCTAAAGTTGAGGATCATCAATCGGTTAGACTCGCTGCACATTCGTGCCACTGTTTCAACCACGGATGGACAAACGGCCAGGAAGAAGCCGGTGAAGTAGAAGTATTGTGCCCGTTCCACTGCGCAGACATTCTCTTCCTCCTCCATCCAGTCGTCGGTGAATAGAGAGGCCGCTCCCAAATTAGCAACCAAGGAACGGTTCGCCCCACTAATAAGTACAGCACAGGAACCTGAGACGGAAAGCCAAATTAGttaaatcaatataaatattgaaaaacgAAATCTAAAATACTGACCTGTAGGCAGTTCCTCCTTCAGCTGATAAAGCGTACAAAGGCCATCGGCTTTGGCTCTTTTGGCGATTCGATCGCCCAACTTATCCTTGCCCACGGCTCCCGTAAAGACTGCTCGATAGGGAGTCTGTACAATCCACTGGAAGATACGCATGGTGTTCTGACAAGCTCCTCCCGCAGAATAAATCACGTTTTCCATATTCATAAGCTCTTCGAACAGGGCATCGTGCTTCTCATCAGCAATGATGGCAGCATTCGCTTCCAGCCCGTATTTCTCTAAGAGCGCATTGTCCTCGATATGGTAGGTGATATCAAGCAGAGGATTACCAAATCCCATCACGATTCCCTCTGGCAACTCCATGTTCGGGGTCTCCACACAATCAGCGCGTTTTCGCGAAGTGCGTACGAAGAGGTTCCAGTGAAGTGAGCGGCAGATGGGAGTTCTATGAAGAAGAGGATACGATATTATCCTCAAGTCAAGTATTAGCTTTGATCGATGGAACATTCCCAGGTAAAAGTAGGGCTCATTTGAAAGAAAGGCTTAGATCCGACCTATTTTGTGTACATGTTTcaagaaaaacttaaaaaaactaacaagttttttgtttctcaAACTGAGATGACAAGCAAAGCCAGTTGCTCTGAGCAGAGGCAAAATTTATTCCCCTCACATTTGCTTAAAATGTTAATTACCTGCATAAATCAATCAGGACAATTAATATTGTTGTGGCCCAATTTAATGTGCTATTAATTACGTATCCATCTTTCCGATGGAAGCATGTATAATTGCTTCGCAATTACGATGGCCAGGCAGCACAAAAAGGGGGGGTACCGGggacttttatttttatttttcagccGGAGATGAATGAATTGAATGTAAGTGGGCTTGACAAGCTGCGGGAGAGGGGGAGCCAGTGAATGGGAGGGGCGAGTGCAGCCACCCAGAACGTGAATGTCCTTCCTGCGCCAAAAAAACATCATCAGCACCAAAAGTGGGCGGTTGTGAGGGTTGGAAAACAATGGCATTCGCAGTGTTTTGCACAAGTTGCCtggcataaattttaatttttatgcaaCACAAAAGCTGTACCAGCAGCCCAACCTTCCGCCGCGCGTTGGATCTGTACGAAAttgaaaaagtgaaaaatatgAAACTGCAGGGAAATACCCTGGGAAAGACCTTGAAAAAACTTCAGTTGTCACTAAGAAAATAAGCTAACAGTGCCTGTATTACAGTCATTCGAGCATGGGAATAGGAATATCTtaaatttgtttcaaaatcTCTTGCCCTTTTTCATTAAGAATAACATAATGTTTAGCGAAAagctaatttttaaatatagggattggtttttatttttgtctgATTAATGAGTAATTGCCAGAATGGATTAGAGTTTACaaatgtgtttttaatttcGCTTTCATTGCGATACCATATACTATATTGTACCCTTCTGGGAAGAGGCTTTTGAAATAAGGGTTTTTGGGGATGTCGGCCGGTTGCTGGCGTCGTTTATCGCTCGCGAACGCCGCAAAGTATGCAGCGGTTTTTCACTTTGCTTCTGCTGTTGTTAGTTTTGTTGGCAGCatcagttgttgttgcttttgttagCCGGGTAAGTACTTACTTATGTGCCGGGGCATTATTCTTGGCTATATTCCTTTGCTAAACCGCTGCTGCTTTTTCCGACAAGCGCAGCAGCAGAAGGGTgtcagcagcaggagcaggaaccGGGGCAGGAGTAGCAGTGCTAGATGAGATGAAGATGAGTGGGTGAAAGGGGAAGCCAAGGGGAGGCGGCGGTGAGAGAGCGGCGGGAAAACCGCAGCGGTGACGTGGCAATACAGCTGCATAATGTGGCATGCGGTTTGCATTAAAAATGATATTGCAACACGAGCCGCACATCTGCAGCTGTGTGCAGCAGTTAGGTGCCGCCTGCAGCCACTGACAGCCGCATGGCAATTATAATCCACACACGCTAGTCCACACCCAACACACACCCGGCCGCACGCACACTGCTCACTCACTCATCCTGGCTTAAGgctgcactgagagaaaccGTATCTTAAATGAGTATTCGGAGAAACAAAGCTTTCTAGAAACTGTCAACATTTCAATGCACtccatatttaattttaagagAAGTTCTTCGCATAGGCATAACTACAGAAAAATAAAGTTGTTGCAATTATCTAAGCTTGTTAATGAAACTTTGTGGAATTTTTGTGTGTGTCAACACACAACTGCCTTGGAATCTGTAGCTGGGCCATGTAAGCAGCAGCTGCCAGTGACAGACACATCAACATGACACCCTGTCGCCCTGACAAAGCTTAGCTCAAAAGTGAAGAGGGGGAGTCGGGGCCAGGCGCCGATGGGTGGCACCACAGCAACCTCCCAGCCCACCATATCATTTTCCACACATCCAGGCACATTCGCATGCTCGACATGTTGCTTTTCGGGATGAGACGACGCGGACGGGGAGGGGAGAACAGGACGTCCGCTTCCTTTTCGCCGGTTCTCACGTTGTTATCTAACAAGATTTTTATGGGATTACCTTTTGCCTTCTGTTAGTTATACTATAATTTGGCCTTTACGCTTAACGAGATTGTTGTGAGGTACTTCCCTGAGAACAAGGAAACCTCTGACCAGGCCCATTGTAGACCCAGTGCATTGTGGCGCTGTTCCTTTTCTTTCCTGATACTTAGCCCCGAACAATAGCCCTAAGCTGGAGCAATGTGAGTGGCATCATGTCCGTGTGGGACACCCAGTCCCACGTTGTCAAGTGATAATCCGGCCCCTGCCCTATCCCCTGTTTCCGGTTACAATTGTTCACTGCTCAACAAACTTTTATTCGTGCGTTGCCGAAAAGATTTTATAGAAAAGATAAAAGGGATCACCGCCCATCGCCCATCGCCCACCGCTGACCGCCATCACTGATTATCGTCAATCCTCGATCAGCTCCAAATGCGCAGGATAAGAGAAGCTGTACCCACAAGAAACAGTAGAATATTGAGGGTGCATCGGAAGACGGCTAGGAGATTCCACATCGCGACATAGCGGCTGCTTTGCGAGGAGACTCATCGATACCCGTGGGTCTGGGGGCGGTGCGTCCTCTTGCGATGGTGACTTGAGCGACATATTCGGTATGTGTACTCCTATCCTAGTGATTAGAAATCCGAAAACACATGTGTCGCCGTTGTCGATTTAGTGTAAAGTGTAAAAGAAGCTGTCTCTTTCATCCAGAATGTCTCGATCAGGGATAGCTTTATATCAATTAGTTAATTAAGTGCACAACTTTTGGCTATCATGCTTGAAAAGCTTTCCTTGTGGTTATTCCAATAAATTTCCAATACAATTTTTGTTATTGGCAATAAATAGTTATTTCAAGCCTACTCAGTTTCACAGACAAACGCGTTAGTACATTTAATTGTGAAGGAAATTTGAATTTCTTCGCATCACGTTCCCTTTTCTCCAGTTGACTTTGAGCTTTGTGGCCTGTCAATGTTTCTTCAAAATTGAACTCATTTTACTGTGATCATTTCGACAAGTCGCATCGAATTTTTCctttacaaatatatattccGAGAATTCTGCCTTTGGAGAATGGCCAGCTACGCTCCGTTTATAAAGCCGTACGTGCAGTACAACGAACATGGATGGGGTCCGTGTGAGATACCAGACATGGACGTCCCCTACCAGCCGTTCTGCAAAAGTGACCGCCTGGGTAAGATCTGCGACTGGACGGTGGCGATGCAGGAGAAAAAGTTCTCCAACAAGTACGCCTCTTCGTTTGGCAACAACAGCCAGTACGCCTACTTCCATGAGGACGACGATTCAACATTCCATTTGGTGGACACTTCCGGATCGCGAGCCTTAAAACCTTACCAGAGAGGTCGCTTCCGCCCGAACGTGCGCAACAATGCTCGGGTCAAAGGGCGCTCAGGGCGTGGCCCCGGCATGCTCGGTGTGGCTGGATCAATGGCAGGCGGTGGAACAACCAGCGGCAGCACCAAGTACGGAAAAGGTCGTGAGTCTCGTCGCAATCAAGGACGTCGTTTCGCCCGAAACGCACCTTCCCGTCTCCGGGAGAGTTCCGTCCTGGTGCGTCCCAACTGGGTGTCCCTGGAGGAGATTGAGTTTCCACGTTTGCTCAAGCTAGCTCTTCCAAACATCAAGGAGGGTCAGGATATCGTCACTTGCGGTTCATTGGAATATTACGATAAGCTATATGATCGCATTAATTTGCGCAATGAACGACCGCTTTTGAAAATGGATCGCATTGTTCACACGGTGACCACCACTGACGATCCAGTGATTCGACGACTCTCCAAGACAATGGGCAATGTCTTTGCCACTGACGAGATTCTGGCCACTATCATGTGCTGCACTCGGTCCAATTACTCCTGGGACGTGGTCATCGAGAAGCTGGGCACCAAAGTATTCCTCGACAAGCGCGATAATGCTCAGTTCGATTTATTGACCGTAAACGAGACCTCGTTGGAACCACCCATGGATGAGGAGGGATCCATTAACTCTGCCCACAGCCTGGCCATGGAGGCCACTCTGATAAATCACAATTTCGGTCAACAGgtatttataaaatgtttccAATTGGTCATTCATTTAGCATGATTAGCTTGTTTACCATAggtttataaattaattaactttaTTCAAATTACATTTGAATATAACCAAGTTTAATCCGCAATTAAATCTGTGAACTATTCTTTCTAAAAGGTTCTCCGCGTTGGGGAACAGGAGCCCCGGTTCAAGTTCGGAGAGCCGAATCCCTTTGAGGAACCCGGCGTGGAGCTGGCCTGCTTGGGCTACCGCTACCGCCAATGGCAGCTGGGCAATGACTTGGTTTTGGTGGCCCGTTGCAAGCACAACGGTGTAATCCAGGGTCCCAACGGGGAAGTCCAGTTCCTTTCCATCAAGGCTCTAAACGAGTGGGACTCGAAGGCAGCCAACAGCGTGGAGTGGCGCCAAAAGTTGGATACCCAGCGGGGGGCAGTTTTGGCCTCCGAGTTGCGTAATAATGCTTGCAAGTTGGCCCGCTGGACGGTGGAGGCTGTGCTGGCTGGGTCTGATCAGCTCAAGCTGGGCTATGTTTCCCGGGTGACTCCCAGGGATCACCTGCGCCATGTTATCCTCGGGACCCAGCAGTTCAAGCCCCAAGAATTCGCCACCCAGATCAACCTGAACATGGACAATGCCTGGGGTATCTTGCGCTGTCTGGTCGACATAGTGATGAAGCAACCGGACGGAAAATACCTGATTGTGAAGGATCCCAACAAACCGATGGTCCGGCTGTACGATATTCCGGAGAACTCATTTGACTCGGACGCGGAGGATGAGGAGAACTCCAGCGAGCCCTTCGCCAACTCCCTTGACAACTGATATTCAcgcaaatttatttaactaatAGTTGGTGTTCGAATAAAGGATCCGTTGACAGCCATCTGACAGATGCGATGTGTGAACACAAACGcaatttaaattaagtttttgaCCAAACACATTCGTATGTCCTCCGACCGCCATCTCCGGGCGGCTGCAGTCACAGTTATTCGGTGATGGCATGGCCACATCAATCACAGCGGTTCAAAGAAGTACAAAATGA
This window contains:
- the LOC6500525 gene encoding eukaryotic translation initiation factor 3 subunit D-2, with the protein product MASYAPFIKPYVQYNEHGWGPCEIPDMDVPYQPFCKSDRLGKICDWTVAMQEKKFSNKYASSFGNNSQYAYFHEDDDSTFHLVDTSGSRALKPYQRGRFRPNVRNNARVKGRSGRGPGMLGVAGSMAGGGTTSGSTKYGKGRESRRNQGRRFARNAPSRLRESSVLVRPNWVSLEEIEFPRLLKLALPNIKEGQDIVTCGSLEYYDKLYDRINLRNERPLLKMDRIVHTVTTTDDPVIRRLSKTMGNVFATDEILATIMCCTRSNYSWDVVIEKLGTKVFLDKRDNAQFDLLTVNETSLEPPMDEEGSINSAHSLAMEATLINHNFGQQVLRVGEQEPRFKFGEPNPFEEPGVELACLGYRYRQWQLGNDLVLVARCKHNGVIQGPNGEVQFLSIKALNEWDSKAANSVEWRQKLDTQRGAVLASELRNNACKLARWTVEAVLAGSDQLKLGYVSRVTPRDHLRHVILGTQQFKPQEFATQINLNMDNAWGILRCLVDIVMKQPDGKYLIVKDPNKPMVRLYDIPENSFDSDAEDEENSSEPFANSLDN
- the LOC6500018 gene encoding adenosine kinase, yielding MFHRSKLILDLRIISYPLLHRTPICRSLHWNLFVRTSRKRADCVETPNMELPEGIVMGFGNPLLDITYHIEDNALLEKYGLEANAAIIADEKHDALFEELMNMENVIYSAGGACQNTMRIFQWIVQTPYRAVFTGAVGKDKLGDRIAKRAKADGLCTLYQLKEELPTGSCAVLISGANRSLVANLGAASLFTDDWMEEEENVCAVERAQYFYFTGFFLAVCPSVVETVARMCSESNRLMILNFSAVFVLAMQRNALENIIQYVDIIICNKEEAIAYADAYDWKTKNIFEIGPRLQCMPKENIRPRIVLITDAVCPVLCFQENDRVLEYPVPKVVKGKVFDTNGCGDAFVGGFLAMFVQHMPLDYCIRAGIFASQQVLNIVGVQVEQLPKFSEKCI